The proteins below come from a single Zea mays cultivar B73 chromosome 8, Zm-B73-REFERENCE-NAM-5.0, whole genome shotgun sequence genomic window:
- the LOC103636688 gene encoding homeotic protein knotted-1-like, with amino-acid sequence MLRLEIFKCLLRRLHRLRPRCRLEPSSLSPYGGDVEAIKAMIISHPHYYSLLTAYLECNKVGAPLEVSARLIEIAQEVEAWQRSALGGLAAATEPELDRFVEAYHEMLVKFREELTRPLQEAMEFMRRVESQLNSLSISGRSLCNILSSEHWRKSATPTNISQRWLKMAT; translated from the coding sequence ATGCTCCGCCTGGAGATCTTCAAGTGCCTTCTTCGTCGCCTCCACCGCCTGAGGCCCCGGTGCCGCCTAGAACCCTCGTCGTTGTCTCCCTACGGAGGCGACGTCGAGGCCATCAAGGCCATGATCATCTCGCACCCACACTACTACTCGCTCCTCACTGCCTACCTCGAGTGCAACAAGGTGGGGGCACCGCTGGAGGTGTCGGCAAGGCTGATAGAGATAGCGCAGGAGGTGGAGGCGTGGCAGCGCTCGGCGCTCGGCGGCCTGGCCGCTGCGACAGAGCCGGAGCTAGACCGATTCGTGGAGGCATACCACGAGATGCTGGTGAAGTTCAGGGAGGAGCTGACGAGGCCGCTACAGGAGGCGATGGAGTTCATGCGAAGGGTGGAGTCGCAGCTCAACTCGCTTTCCATCTCTGGAAGGTCGCTATGCAACATCCTTTCATCTGAGCACTGGCGAAAGAGCGCCACCCCCACGAATATCTCGCAGAGGTGGCTGAAGATGGCCACctag